Proteins encoded together in one Macadamia integrifolia cultivar HAES 741 chromosome 8, SCU_Mint_v3, whole genome shotgun sequence window:
- the LOC122086159 gene encoding RNA-binding protein 25-like, which yields MGKKVTKKKTKEIREVVGEASSGSIAEQQSQPRRKRGRPRKIIENTQVTIEAEEEKNQAEEQKEEEAAAVEESESKRMKSSDVEQLKGIRSVSSSSSVGDVKGGTGPSDESKTEEPPKSSRRKSQPRKSSS from the coding sequence ATGGGAAAGAAggttaccaagaaaaaaaccaaagaaataaGGGAAGTAGTAGGAGAAGCATCGTCTGGTTCAATCGCAGAGCAGCAAAGTCAACCTCGTAGGAAACGAGGAAGACCTCGCAAAATCATTGAGAATACCCAAGTCACCATTGAAGCTGAGGAGGAGAAAAATCAAGCAGaggaacaaaaagaagaagaagcagcagcagtgGAGGAGAGCGAATCGAAGAGAATGAAAAGCAGCGACGTGGAGCAGCTGAAGGGGATTAGGTCGGTGTCGTCTTCTTCATCCGTTGGTGATGTGAAAGGAGGAACTGGGCCATCTGATGAAAGCAAGACTGAGGAACCTCCAAAGAGCAGCAGGAGAAAAAGCCAGCCTCGAAAGAGCAGCAGCTaa
- the LOC122087189 gene encoding probable methyltransferase PMT28 codes for MAVARFFRLVKRRYGFCAKFIAVALLGLCFIFLWSTFLSSSSAVASQRSSFSDIKETFSADGKLKDSRVRPKKREPDGSEAHKGGDNTVESILGGKDKRKGGGHVSHHNNNNHNAGKKDKEADLVISNATRVSEGSNNGESQKIEDQGQIEQEEEEVEDAEEEDGRVIEDSDLNDSGDQQNEEKLVEEIEEPISTGKKKKKVGPVFDSRAQYTWKPCNVRSKYNYIPCIDIEHATKKLQSYRHRERSCPGTPMCLVPLPHGGYQSPVRWPESKSKILYGNVAHPKLAAFIKTRSWIIESEQYLTFPEDQSEFKGGVLNYIESIDEMVPDIEWGKNIRIVLDIGCTDSSFVASLLEKEVLTFSLGLKDDLVDLAQVALERGFPAFVSPFGARRLPFPSGVFDAIHCGACGIRWDSNEGKLLEMNRILRPGGYFISSAKHENIQEEEAMSSLTASICWNILAYKTHEISEMGVKIYQKPELNDIYALRRKKSPPMCKDDENPDAAWYVPMKTCLHKIPTGIEQRGTEWPEEWPKRLETFHDWLVNKENVVAETERWKAIVNNSYLNGMGIDWSSIRNVMDMKSIYGGFAAALLSQKVWVMNVVPVNAPETLAIIYERGLLGIYHDWCESFGTYPRSYDLLHADHLFSRLKNRCKQPVGIVVEMDRILRPDGWAIIRDKVEILDPLEVILRSLHWEIRMTYAQDKEGIICAQKTTWRP; via the exons ATGGCGGTGGCACGGTTTTTTCGCCTCGTCAAACGCAGATATGGGTTCTGTGCGAAGTTTATCGCAGTGGCCTTGTTGGGTCTCTGTTTCATATTTCTTTGGTCTACGTTTTTATCGTCTTCTTCAGCTGTTGCCTCTCAAAGAAGTAGCTTTAGTGACATAAAGGAAACGTTTTCGGCGGATGGGAAGTTAAAAGATTCAAGGGTTCGACCTAAGAAGAGAGAGCCGGATGGAAGTGAAGCACACAAAGGTGGTGATAACACAGTGGAATCCATTTTGGGAGGGAAAGACAAGAGAAAGGGAGGTGGGCATGTTTcccatcataataataataatcacaaTGCTGGGAAGAAGGATAAGGAAGCTGATCTGGTAATCTCCAATGCTACTCGTGTGTCAGAAGGATCGAACAACGGGGAATCGCAAAAGATAGAGGATCAAGGTCAaatagaacaagaagaagaagaagtagaggatgctgaggaagaagatggaagggTAATTGAGGATAGTGATTTGAATGACTCAGGAGACCAGCAAAATGAGGAGAAGTTAGTAGAAGAAATCGAGGAACCCATTAgtacagggaagaagaaaaagaaggtggGTCCAGTGTTTGATTCAAGAGCTCAATACACCTGGAAACCGTGTAATGTAAggagcaaatacaattacattCCATGTATTGACATTGAGCATGCCACGAAGAAGTTGCAGAGCTATCGACATCGGGAAAGGAGTTGTCCTGGAACACCTATGTGTCTTGTTCCTCTTCCTCATGGGGGTTATCAATCTCCAGTGCGTTGGCCTGAGAGCAAATCTAAG ATATTATATGGCAACGTGGCACATCCAAAACTTGCTGCATTCATCAAGACAAGGAGTTGGATAATTGAATCTGAGCAATATCTTACTTTCCCAGAAGATCAGTCAGAGTTCAAGGGTGGAGTCCTAAACTACATTGAATCTATTGATGAG ATGGTGCCTGACATTGAATGGGGAAAGAATATTCGCATAGTACTGGACATTGGATGCACTGATTCAAGCTTTGTAGCTTCtcttcttgagaaagaggtatTAACTTTTTCACTGGGCTTGAAGGATGATCTGGTGGATCTAGCACAGGTTGCTCTAGAGCGTGGTTTTCCTGCATTTGTGAGCCCTTTTGGAGCAAGAAGGCTTCCTTTTCCTAGTGGCGTTTTTGATGCCATTCACTGTGGTGCATGTGGCATACGGTGGGATTCTAATG AGGGGAAACTTCTAGAGATGAATAGGATTTTGCGACCTGGGGGTTACTTTATATCGTCTGCCAAACATGAAAACATTCAAGAGGAAGAAG CTATGTCTTCATTGACGGCATCAATTTGTTGGAATATCCTGGCATATAAAACGCATGAAATCAGTGAAATGGGTGTTAAGATATATCAGAAACCAGAATTGAATGATATATACGCgttgagaaggaagaaaagccCTCCTATGTGTAAAGATGATGAGAACCCAGATGCAGCCTG GTATGTTCCAATGAAGACTTGCTTGCATAAAATTCCAACTGGAATTGAACAACGTGGAACTGAGTGGCCTGAGGAATGGCCCAAGAGGCTTGAAACTTTTCATGATTGGTTGGTTAACAAAGAGAATGTGGTTGCAGAGACTGAGCGCTGGAAGGCTATAGTCAACAATTCCTATCTCAATGGCATGGGTATTGATTGGTCAAGTATCCGGAATGTGATGGACATGAAATCAATTTATGGAGG ATTTGCAGCTGCTCTATTATCACAGAAAGTTTGGGTGATGAATGTGGTCCCAGTCAATGCACCAGAAACACTTGCCATCATATATGAGCGTGGACTTTTGGGCATATACCATGACTGGTGTGAGTCTTTTGGCACTTACCCAAGATCCTATGATCTTTTGCATGCCGATCATCTCTTCTCACGGCTTAAGAACAG ATGTAAGCAGCCTGTAGGGATTGTTGTTGAGATGGACCGAATACTACGGCCTGATGGTTGGGCTATTATACGTGACAAGGTGGAGATACTTGATCCTCTGGAAGTAATCTTGAGAAGTTTGCATTGGGAGATCCGAATGACTTATGCACAGGATAAAGAGGGTATCATCTGTGCACAGAAAACAACGTGGCGGCCATGA